The nucleotide window TTCATTCCTTTTCCATCTCAACGATTAACACATGTGATGTTTCATTTGCGTGCAGTGTGATAGTTTCCTCAACAATTTCCATGGCATCTCTAGCGTCTAAGGTGATGTCATGGATCGTTGAATTTCCTTCTATTTGAACAAGATAGGCTTGTCTTCCCGCTTTGACAGGGAAGCTAATTTCTTGGTCTTTGTCCAATTCTAATGTATAGATATTGGCGTCTTGATTGATTTTGATGGGAGCATTTCCGTTTACACTTGACACCATATGGAGCCATTGATTATGGCGATCCTCCGGACGAAAGCGATAATCTCCATAATTAGGTGTATGGCCACTTCGATCAGGCAGAATCCAGATTTGTAATAATCTTGCTGTGTCCTCGCCATTGTTCTGTTCACTATGATAAACACCAGTTCCAGCACTCATATACTGAACCTGTCCCCGTGTAATAGTATTGGAATTTCCCATGCTATCTTCATGTGTAAGATGCCCGTTGACTACATACGAGATAATCTCCATATTTTGATGTGGATGCATCCCAAATCCCCTTTGGGCTTCAATTAAATCGTCATTGATGACACGTAACACACCAAAGTGGATATTAGTAGGATTATAGTACTCGGCAAACGAAAAATGGAACTTACTCTTCAGCCAGCCAAGATTACTGCTCCCCATATTCTTGCTTTCCACTTTCCTCAACATACTACTATCACTCCCGTTATTATAGTATAAATCAGTAAAATTCAATCATTCTCAATAAAGGTGGATATCTCGAAATTGAGCATTTCGAAACAATTACATTTAATTCGAGATAATTATATTACCTATTCTAGCATAGTGTCAATGTGGAAATTGGTGTCAGGCACCAGAACCGTCCCCTTTGTTCTTCCATTAGGTAAGTTTAACTTCAGGCCTTAACTTCAGGATGACAAATAACTTTACCAAAATGTCATATATATATTGCATATTGCAAATTAAATCATATAATAAAGAGGAACAAGAAAAATGGAGGGGATTGGAAATGAACATTTTTAAACGTTCGGGAAAGGTCACGGATGAACGCATTGAAAATATCCGCAATAAGATTTTTAAGGAAATCTATTATCTGATCATGGTCATTTGTTTTATCAGTATCGGGATAAAAATTTTCAAGTATGGCGTGGATACAAAGTTGATAGTCTTGGAATTGGTGATTCTTTTCTTTGGAGGTGTTTATTACCTCATTCGCTCCATTTTCTTGGGGGTGTATTGGGATGAAGTGGAGATGCACGATCGCACAAGTAAAACGACAATGGGTTCGAAGACCATTTTTTCCAGCATTGGTTTAGCCATAGTCATGGCCATCATGATCGGCGTGAAGAGTGCTGTTTCATACGCTGACGGCCGTGCGCAGGGTATTTGGTACTTTGCCATGGTATCATTTGCTTCTATTGTGATCTATGTACCCATTTTCCTTCTTCTTTTTGGCGGTATCCACCTGCTCGCGAAGAAAATTGGTTTGAAGAAACAAGATGACGATAACGAATTGTAGGTACTGATCCATGAAAAATATAAAATTAAAACTGGCAAGAGTTGAAAAGGATTTATCCCAAGAAGAACTAGCCAAAACTGTTGGCGTATCCAGACAAACGATTGGTTTAATTGAATCAGGAAAATACAATCCATCCTTAAGTCTTTGCATTAACATCTGCAAAGCCCTATCTCGTACATTAAATGATTTGTTTTGGGATGAGGAAACATAATAATCCTTATCCCTTTCATTAAAGGATGGTTTTACGCTTAAAGGATAACGTCCCTTTTTCATAATTAGATGTAATTTTAATATGGAGCTTTTGTGATATAACGCAGCTTCTATGCAGCTAATGGGGTGTATGGGGATCGTCTATGTCTATACTTCCGTATGGAAAAATCAAAAAAAAATCTTCCAAGCAGGAAGATTTTTTAGTTTAAATGAGGAAATCCTTGCTGGCGCAGGGCCTCATACACCAAGATAGCAGCCGTGTTCGAAAGGTTGAGTGAACGAATATGCGTATTCATGGGTATTCTCAAGAAATGGTCTTTATTATTTTCCAGTAAATCCTTTGGTAAACCGGTTGTTTCTTTTCCGAACATAAAATAATGTTCCTTTGCTATATTACTGAAATCAAAGGCGGAATGGGCTTTTTCCCCAAACGTCTCAATATAGTAGAACTCCCCTTGATTTTTCGAAAAAAAGTCATCCAATGAATCATAGTACGTTATGTTGACAAACTGCCAGAAATCTAACCCAGCTCGTTTGATCATGGTTTCATCTGTAGAAAAGCCCAGCGGCCGAATTAAATGCAAGGCTGTGTTGGTGGCTGCACACATACGTGCAATATTTGCCGTATTGACCGGAATTTCTGGTTGATATAGTACAACATGGATTGCCAAGAATGGTCACCTCTATCTTCATTTTACCATTCAAATTATAACATACCGCTTGGGAGGATATGTACGTACACAACGAGAGGGAACAATAAAAACACATATAGAAACAGGTTTATACAAAAATATTCGGAATCGTGCAGAGGTAATCTAAGTAGTTACCAAACGTATTCGTCTCATGGTCGTTAAAAAGGCTAAAAGTGATTGTCACTAAATCATGCCCATATCTGATCTAGACGGGCTCCAATTTCCTCCCCGAGTGTACTATATAGTGTAATGTCATATTAACTGTCCTACATTCGAAAGGAAGTGTATTAAATGCATAATGCCTTACCGAGTTCAAATGCCTTTCCAAATGCGGTGCCAAATGCAGTACCAAACGCCTTGCCCAATGCAATACCAAATGCCTTACCAATTATGCCCCATATCCAGCCAATGGCTTGCTCCTATGCAACACCTGTTTATGCCGATTGTTTACCTGCCCAAGGGTGCGGTGACTTTATTCTGATTGTAGTGTTGTTTATTTTATTAATCATTGTTGGTGCTGTTTGTTTCTGTGGTTAAAAGGTCTATAACCCCTATAAAGATATATTATGGATCAAGTGGTGACCTTTTAAATGTATCAGAACTGGGGGCTTCCATTTCCAAGTTTACCGGGACCTGGTAACCTGCTGGTTTACCAGGCCTACCCGGATTCTCAATTCCAAAAGCCATTCCCTGTTATGGGCATTTCTTCTAGCTCACCAACCTACGTGTTCAATGAAGCGAGAGAACCGTCCCCTGCTTCACTGCTTTACATGTGAGATGGAAGGAATAAAACAATTTGTGGGAAGAGGATGATTAATAAAACAGTAAGTAATAGAACCCCGATAAAGGGAATGGATCCTTTTAAGACTTTGTTTACACTTACACCTGACTGCTGGCTCGTAATATAAAGGTTAATTCCTACTGGAGGGGTAACTAACCCGATTTCTAATACTAGTACTACCATAATTTTTATCCAATAATCAGTAACCTTTTTCTAATAAATAAACCAAATTTTTTTTTACTGACTCCCATTCACTATCAATAATACTGTAAAATATATTGTCATGAATAGTACCATCTGACTTTATTCTATGTTTACGAAATGTTCCTTCTTTGGTTGCCCCTATTCGTTCAACTGCTTTTTGAGAACGCAAATTTTGTCCACTAATTGAAAATTGGACTCGAATGACGTTTAATTCTTCAAAACAATACTTAAGTAATAAAAATTTACATTCTGTGTTTACCTTTGTTTTCCATACTGTTGGTGAAAGCCACGTCCATCCTATTTCCATGTTACGATTATCTATATCAATCTCGCCAATTCGAGTAGTCCCTATTATTTCACCTGTCAATTTATTCTTAATAACAAAAGGGATCTGTTTACCGTCCTTTTTATTGGTAACAGCTGTCATTAAAATACGTTCTAAATCATCCATTGATTTAACTTCTCGCCAGGTATATTTCCATACTTCTGGACTTTTTAATGCTTCAAATAATAGTTCCGTATGCTTCAGCTCGAGAGGAATAAGTGAAATGGAATCCCCTTCTAGAGATATGCCTGTATCAATTATCATAGAATATTGTCTCCTTTTTAAGTAAATAGCCTACCCGTCCTAATCCTATTAATTCCATACGACAAAGAATTACTCCTTCTTGGAAAAACTAATTCTACTTAAACTAAACAATAGGAATTTAGGTAAGTAGGTATCTGACCAAACTAGTTCAGTTATGACCAAACCGCCTCTCGACAAACTTCATCCCTCAAAAATTTCTTAACCCCCTCTATAACAACAACAACAGCAGCAAATCCAATCAAACATTTGATTAACAAGAAATTTACCCATCAATCGTTTGATTAAATGTGGCCAAAATCCTTATGTTAAAATACCTTAGGCTAGTGGGTCGGTAAAATTTCTGTCGAAGATCAGTCTTAATCTTCGACAACTATCTTCACTAGTAACGTATAAAAACTAGTAACCTACAATAATTGGCACGTTTTGATACTAATCAAACGATTAGTTAAACTCCCCTTAACACTGATAAATAGGGAGTTTCTATAATAATATGTGTCGAAATAAATCACCCGTGAAACACGATGACCTTTCTTCTAACTCCCCGTGTTCAATGAAGCGAGAGAACCGTCCCCTGCTTCATCCTCACACTTCCCCCATGCAGCCAATCCCACTCAAAGGTTTCACCATCAATATGATATAGAATCGGTTCTTCTTCAATGATTCCTTCTTCACGCTTTTCCTCTAACCATTCGTCGTAATACCGACAAAACTTCTGTCTTAGAATCCCAAAAAAATAGGCAATCGGCTTCCGGACGACTTTTGTAAATTTTAGTTTTCTGATTAATTGCCTAAAGGAATCGATAGCGATCCCCACTATGACATCCGTTTCATTGTGTAGTTTATAGTCAAAAGCTAGGATATGTACCATATGCCAATAGTCTTCGATTAACTTGGCATCATCGAAGAAACAGGTAACAAGTTGGGTGAATTCCTGTGGAACACGGTTGCTCACAAAGGTGGAATGTAATTCAGAAGGTTCTTCTTTACGTTTTTTTATCTTTTGATCTTTTTCCGTTTTGAAAAGATTACTAGTTTCTATTGGGTGGTTCATGGTTTCCTGTTTGGGTGGTTCACTTACGGAAAAACGATGAAAGACATAGAGATTACTGGACTGCGAGCCATTCTTTCGTTCTGTTTCATAAACAGTGAAAATACCTATCTTCTTCGCTTTCCCAATCATCCGTTTAAACGTGGAACGGGAAATACCGTTATCATGGTATTCCTGATGAATCGCTTTTAACACCGTGCCGATTTTAGCATTGCAAACACCAGGAATTTTCGCAGCAAAACGAACCAGCCGCTTTAATCCGACCAGCTCCCCTTTTGAAAAATTAGTCTTGTGCTCTAGTAACCACATTTCGATATGATGATTAAACTCCCTCAAATTTTCAAACTGCGAAAACTGTTCAAATCCCTCAATCCTGCCTGATTTTACATGCATCATTTTGCGCCACCCTTTCACCGCTGGTTTCCGTTTCCGGCACCTCAACGATATCGGGTTTTGCTGAAAGAATCGAATGGCTAAAAATCTAATTTGGTGTGCATTTTTAATCGAAAACCCTCATTTTTGCGTTCAAATGTGGAATTTGGAGCTGATTTTTGCATTTTTGGACGGATATAGTATTAATTTTGTTATTAATATGGCTTGGTGATGACAGTTCCTTCGAAGCTTTATACTTTTAACCTTAAACTGCAAACAGCAGAGCAATTCAAGAGAATGATATGTGGAAATGATATTGATCTTTTTTCCTCTAAGAAAGATCCAAGAAAAGGCGAATAAGGGAAACTTAAATTAGTGAGGGTTTTTGATGAATGTCTGACCCCATGTCAATTTCAGGGAAGGGATATTTATCCTAAAGGTTTTTGATGAGGGTGTCTTACTAAAAATATCTCAGTATTTCTAGAGGTGAGGCGAAAAAACACTTTGTAGGGATCAGATTTTCCAACTGAAATGAGTACCATACGTAAATCAACTGGGTAATTTCCAGTAATGATTGAATGGCTGATTTTCTCCATAACACTTTCATTTTTGATTACCCAACATTCTAGTGATTTCCTCTTCAGATAATACTGGATTTTCAAGTTCTAATGCTCTCAATAGTTGCTTTTCTTCATCTGAATCCGTAACTTCATACATATTGGGCTCTTTTATTTGGTCAACTTCAAATAAAAGGAATTTTCGATTCCCAATTTGAATGTAGGCCTGACCAGAACCAATCACTTTTTTGATCTCCTCATTTTCTATTTTTATTGGCTTCATTGTAACAACCCTCCTTACTGTATATTTCCATTATTATACCATTATTACGCCTATTTTCCCAACTCCATTTTATTAAAGGTTTCCCTCGTCAAATACCTAAATGGTGCCTGCACCCACTTTATTGGAGCTGATTTTTGCATTTTTGGACGGATATGGTATCAATGTTGAATGGAGGATCTTTCTAGTAAATCAACGGGATAATTTCTGCCTCTTTGTTAACAAAACTGTCAAATATTTACGGATTATGTATACTACAGTTTATAGTAAAAAGGAACTATTTGTAATTAAATAGTAGTAGAGATAGGCGCTTCCATGTTTTTCACTCCACTAACTGAATTCGTTAAAACTCTGGACGGAAAATGTAGCAAAGAGGTGATGATCATGTAAAGGTATAGCGGCCCCGTTCCAGTCTTGCACAATGAAAAAGAAGCGGTTCAAGTACGTAATTCGATGAAAGACTTTAGGAGATGGATGGATGACTACGAACCAATTTTATTTAGTCGATGATAACGTGATATTAATGACAGGTGAATACGACAACAATGGAAAGCTTTGCGCACGGGTGATGATCGGAAGGGAAACTCTTTTGGTAGACCAGTCACCGGTCAAACTATTGGATGAAACGTTAAAATACATAGGATTTAATTTAAAAGGTGCTCTTGAAGGTGCCAAAGGGATTATTGGTGAAAAATATATGCGCCCCGTTATGGTTAATCCTTACAAGGGGATTTGCTTATTCCCGAATAAGTCACCAAAAAAGGATGACTGTCTCTGGTTTAACCCCGACCATATTGTAAAAACCAATAGCAGAGGGTATAAAACAGAAGTTGTGCTTAGCAACGGCGTTTCCATTCTCGTCGATTTAAAACTATGCTTTTTTAACTCAAAGCTGCATATTGCATCTGAATTGAAGCGGACGTCAATCGAAAGAGGGAACCATTCAAATCCAATAGTTCCCGAAAGAAGAAAGCCGCTCTCCAGGTCGAAAAATGGCAAATACAACTTTGGTTCCATAGCATAGAATCACGAATACATAGGTCCATTCATGAGTGGTCCAATACCCCACCAAAAACGTTTCAAAAAGGAGATTGACTTTGGAAAATCTACAAATGTCCTATATCGGAAAAGAATTAACAAGGCTGCGAAAGAATAAGAACTTAACACAGCTACAATTATCCCGTCTGTGCAATATTAATCGCACTTATATCAGTATGCTTGAATGCAATAGTAAACGGCCCATGCTCGGAACCATCTTCTTACTTGCTGCCGGCCTTGGGATGACGGCCTGTGAATTGGTGCAGGAAATAGAAAAGGTTATGTAAAGATTTTGCAATAAAAAGGGAGATTTCTCTGATGCATCATAAGATTCTGGTAGGGAAGGTTATAAGAAAAAAGAGAGTAAGCCTTAAGATTTCACAGTTGGTGTTGGCTGAACGGAGCTCATTAAGTCCCATAATGATAAGTAAATTCGAAAGGAATCTCAGTGAACCCAGTTTCGAAACTACGATTAAATTAGCCGCAGCATTTGGTATGAAAGCTTCTGAGTTCATCAAGGAAATTGAAGATACTATAGATAGGGATCAACATCTGTAAGTGTGGAACCCTCTGGTCCATAAAAAAGGGAAGTGCTGTGAACACTTCCCCCACAACCTCTACCCTCAGGGTGATGGTTGTGACTATTTGTTTATGAGTGTACCACCCTTTGTTACCTACGGCGTGGGGTGGTTCATTTGTTTCTAGATCGGTTTTCCGAAAGAAATAGGCGCTTACTTCGTCATAAAATTTTCTACCTCATCCATATTTGGATAAGAAGATTGTGTACCACGTTTCGTGACGCTTAATGCTGCAAAGGCAGTAGCCATTTTTATTGCATGAAGGATATCATTATTCTTCACAAAATAGTGGGCAAAGCAGCCAATGAAAGCATCTCCCGCTCCAGTTGTGTCGATGGCATTTACTTTATATGAGTCCACCATATGCGCCTCACCTTTGGTTACCCACATGACTCCACGACTACCCATTGTGACAATTACATCCTTAACCCCTTTATCGATTAACGTGATCGCAGCAGCTTTAATTTGCTCTTCAGTTTCGACAGGCATGCCCGTCAAGATTTCCAATTCAGTTTCATTTGGAATGAAAAAGTCGCATTTACATACATAACTGAAGTCCAGATCTTTAGTAGCTGGTGCAGGATTAAGGATAACAGGAATTCCATTCTCATTACCAAATTCTATTGCTCGATAAATCGTCTCTAGCGGTATCTCAAGTTGCAGCACAAGTAAAGAACATTGCTTTAATTTCTCTGCTGCCCGGTCTATATCCACGGGTAAAAGGTATTGATTCGCCCCTTTAATAATGAGGATACGATTTTTGGATTCTGGATCTACAAAAATGGGCGCGACACCACTTGAGGTATCTTGAACTTTATTGGTAAACTCTGTATCAATTCCGTAATTTTCAAGATTTTTAATCGTATTATCCGCAAAAAGGTCATCACCAACCTTTGTGACCATCATCACCTTGGAGCCCATCTTAGCAGCCGCAACCGCCTGATTTGCTCCTTTACCCCCACAACCTATTTTAAAATCCGGTGCCTCAAGTGTTTCCCCTTCTTTTGGCATCTTATTAATATATGAAATAAGATCCACCATGTTGGATCCGATTACTGCGATATCCATGTGATTACCCCCTTATTTCTTTCCCGTTACCACTGTAAAATTTCTCTCTTCACCTGCATCAAGCTTTAGTAATGTACCGGATTTTTCAGCAGCGAGATACCCTTCCGGCCTGCAAGTCGCTGGAAGGACGAAGGCTCCTACTTGTTGATCACAATTATGAAGAATCCAACGTGTGGCGTAATTTAGTTCAGCCGTAGAAAACTGAGTAAAAAAGACAGTTCCATCCGGTGAGATCATTTCGAATTCAGCCGTTTCCTGATACTGGTTTATTCGATCCGCAAAAAAGACAATCTCTGGATCGTACATCTCCGGCCGATTTAAAGTGCTAATCGTTTCTTCGCCGCTGAGGATCTTTTTATTATAATCCAGCCATCCTTCAGTTGGTTTGACATGCCCCGGTACTGATTCTCTCAGTTTAAAAGCGTTGTCAGGGATATTTTGCTGCAATAGCGCATTCTCGACATACGCATAGTTCGTGTGACACATATATTGAAGTGGCATTTCTGAGCCAGAGAGGTTTTTAACATTCATGCTGATTTCAATGAACGATTCTTTGTTGAACATTTTTACGGTTGGTCGTGCGAGATAGTGATGGCCAAACCCCTTCACGTACTCCGTTTCGCCGCAAACGGTTATGCCTTCAGCAGTGATTTCAAGCCATGCCCGGTCCATTTCAGCACAAGGCATTTCACCGTGCAACTCGTGATCATCCTCAGGCCCAGGACAACCGTTTCGGATTAAACCCGAATGAAAGGCAAAGCAGCCATATGTATCTACGACATTGGTAACCTTTTTCGGCTGCGAGAACATATTTTTCATTTTAAGATCTGTATGATCAAATTCTAAGTCCCAAATCATCTGACCCATAAATGGAAGAACAACCATCCTGCCACGTAAATTACGAAGTTCAATTGCTTCCACTCCTGATGGATAACGGAAAAGACTTGCTTTCATTTCCGCGTTTTTGAATATCACCTTACTGCTATCGGTAAAAAAATGACGCTGCAATTCAATTTTCCCTAGAGTCATTTCATTTCATCTCCTATATTATCCACAATGGGCAGCAAAACCACTGCTGCCTCATTGATCATCTAGTATTATTATTGTGCTTTCTTAAGGCCTACCTCTTCACCCTGTAACATCGTCGAATTCTTCTTCATTTTTCCAAAGAAATGGAAACCAACATATAGGAAGCAAAGCATCGGAACAAGGAATGAAAGCTGCATGGAACCAAATAAGTCGGATGCGAATCCTTGGATTGCCGGAACCACCGCGGCCCCAACAATGGACATCACCAAAATGGCACCAGCCAGTGCTGTATATTGCTTTTCTTTAACAACATTCAGTGTTTCTGCATAAATAGTCGCCCAACAAGGACCAAATAGCATACTAACAGCAACGGCACCGTAAACTGCTGTCATGTTTGGTACAAACGAGACATATGCAAGGGTTGCTGCCCCAATGACGGAATAAATAACCAATATTTTAGATGGATTAAAGCGAGTCATTAAGAAATTGGCAATGAACTTTCCAACAAAAAAGGCAATAAAACTAAACACCATGAAGTTCGAAGCCACTCGTTCGTTAATATCCGGATTCAAGTCAAGTGCGAGACGAATCGTAAACGACCATACCGTTACTTGCATACCAACATATAAAAATTCCGCTGCAATTCCTTTTCGGAATTCTTTTATTCCAGCTAGATATTTCAGTGTTTGTACTAAATTAGGTGACTTACCAGAACCCTTTTCCTTTTTCACCACTGGTTTACATGAAGGGAATTTCGTTATCACAAACAACACGACCATAGCAATTAGAACAAATATGATATATTTATATGGTTCTAGCGTATGCTGAAGCATTTCGAGTCCAAACGCATGCGCTTCTTTAGGAGACATTGTAGCCATTCTTGCTTCCAGACTGGCGCCTTCCTGGAACACAAGATATTTACCAAGCAGGATACCTGAAATGGAGCCAAGCGGATAAAATGTTTGGCTGATATTCAAGCGCAACGTCGAAAACTGACGCGGCCCAATCATGGAGCTGTAGGTATTGGCCGCCGTTTCCAAAAATCCTAGTCCAATCGCAATGGCGAAGAGTGCAAATAGAAACATGGTATAGGTTGCCATTTCGGAAGCTGGATAGAATAATGTACAGCCAGCAATATAAAACAGCAAACCTACAATAATCCCAATCTTGTAATTTGTCTTTTTAATAACCATCGACGCTGGAATCGCTACAAAAAAGTAGCCGCCGTAAAATGCACTTTGAACAAACGCACTCGCAAAATCACTTAACTCAAATACATGCTTGAACTGCGTGATTAAGATATCATTCAAGCTGGCTGCTACCGCCCACATTGGAAACAATAACGACAATAGAATGAACTGTAGAATGGGGGTTCGGTTTAAGTAGCCATCTGGTAACTGAATAATATTTTTGCTTTTCATGTTCATTTCTCCTTATTAATAAATTGTAAAACTATGTAGCATGCTGACTATCCTTTTTTCATAACTTAATCAAATCTATCTTTTTTAAAATGTAAACGTTTAGATTTATTTAGAAAAAAATAGATTTAAAAGCTATTATTAAAAAACCGCATGGAGGACATTTAATGTAAACGTTTAGATTTTTTGTTCGAATTTAGAATATCACTGTTCACAAATGATGGCAAGACTTTTCTGTATCCGTTTACAGAAAACCTTATAAAATTTTAGAACGAGGATCTATAGAAAACAGCCTCATCCACTTAAAGGATGGGGCTGTTCATTTCAATCTACCTTTTCATTAGTCTGCAAGAATGCCTAATTATCAGTTCTGGAGGAATGGAATACGTTCGTTTCGGGATATCGTCCTTAAAATTAATTCGATCATGCAAGAACATGAAAGCAATTTCCCCAACTGTATTCATTGGCCGAGCCACCACAGTCAGCTTCGGTTTCAGAAATGTTGCTATATCGACATCATCAAAGCCGACGAACGACACCTCATCCCCTAGCACCCAGTTTAATTCATTCAAAGCCTTCATGCAGCCAATTGTCATTAAGTTATTCGATGAAAAAATGGCTGTGGGTCTTTCCTCCAGCTTACTTAGTTGCTTTGTCGCTGCATGACCACTGTATTCTCCAAAATCCCCTTGAACGACAAATCTATCATCAAGAGGAATAGTATAATCCTCTAGCGCCTTTTTATAACCAAGGAACCGCTCCAACCCCGGCGTTGTATTTTGAGGACCGCAGATGATCGCTATTTTTCGGTGCCCCTGCAGTATCAGATGTTGGACAGCCTGATACGATCCTTGAATATTATCAACCAGTACAGTGTCCACCTCAAAATTTCTGATGCTTCGATCGACTGCTACAACCGGTATTTTCTGCTCCCAAAGCAGGTTTAGATGGTCGCCATCCTCATTGGCTGTCGTAATGATGACTCCATCTACGCCCCGCTCTATAAAGTTCCTTACAATTTTCTCCTCAATAATAGGAGACTCATTCGTGCTGCTTAGAATGGTGAAATAATCCTTTTCACGGGCCTTCTGTTCTATTCCGGCCATCACTAGGGGAAAGAAGGGGTTTTTAATGTCAGGCACAATGACACCAATGGTTTTGGTATCCTTTCGTTTCATGGTTCTTGCAGCAGCACTGCGGATATATCCCAGTTCCTTGATTGCTTTAAGAATCCTCTCTTCCGTTACCTTCCTCACCCCGCCCTGGTTGTTAATCACCCTTGAGACTGTCGCAATTGAAACATCGGCCAATCTCGCTACATCCTGAATATTTGGTTTTGACTCCATTTTTGCATAACCCCTAGAATAAAACGTTTAGATTTTCACTAAAAAGTATACTTTCTTATAAATTAAGTCTAGTAAATGGCTGGAAATATAAACGTTTAGATTATTGTATATAAATTGAACCTAGCATCTTTTCTACCTTTAAGCAAGAAGTAATCATTAACCAATTGAAAGAATTGAAATTACTACCTTTCTATTATCGAGGCAGCCCCCTCTCTCACCTAAAGTTTATCAGAAGCAGCAATTTCAAGCGCTCGCTTTGCTTGTTCATGCCCGATAACATATTGGAAATCTTTGCGAAGTGAATTTGTAAATAGAGGTATTTGATCATTTGAGAGGTAACAGGTGTCGGGAATACAATAAAACATAACACACTTTAAAAAACGAATATTTTCACGTATAATGGATATATAATAAAAAAGAGAAGTGCGCTAACACTTCTCCCTGCAACCTCTACCGTCAGGGTGGTGGTTGTTAAAGTTTATTTTTATGTGAACCACCCTTTTGCTTGCTACGGCGCGGGGTGGTTTTCTTGTTTTCTAGAACGGCCTTCCGAATGAAATAAGCGCTCAATTCACGCATAACTCCCTTCAGAACTTCTCGTAGAATTTCAAGAAATGTTTCCATGATTATCACCTCCTTTCCCAAAAAGGAAAGAAGATCAACAACCAACCACCCTCACAATATTCAGTTGCAACTCCATTCTATCATTTCCTACAACTATAAAAACCTATCAATCTTCGACAAATATCGGGGTGTGACAGGCACCGGGAATGAAATGAATCCCTTATCACCCTGTCCTTTTTGCTGACTTCTTTCTATATAAAAGATGAAAGGTGGTGAGGGACAATGGCACAAGCGTTATTAGAAGGAACAAAGCTACGTTTGGTATTTGAAGCAGGCTTGGATGACGAAGGCAAACCTATCTTTAAAGCAAAAAC belongs to Neobacillus sp. OS1-2 and includes:
- a CDS encoding pirin family protein encodes the protein MLRKVESKNMGSSNLGWLKSKFHFSFAEYYNPTNIHFGVLRVINDDLIEAQRGFGMHPHQNMEIISYVVNGHLTHEDSMGNSNTITRGQVQYMSAGTGVYHSEQNNGEDTARLLQIWILPDRSGHTPNYGDYRFRPEDRHNQWLHMVSSVNGNAPIKINQDANIYTLELDKDQEISFPVKAGRQAYLVQIEGNSTIHDITLDARDAMEIVEETITLHANETSHVLIVEMEKE
- a CDS encoding DUF6773 family protein yields the protein MNIFKRSGKVTDERIENIRNKIFKEIYYLIMVICFISIGIKIFKYGVDTKLIVLELVILFFGGVYYLIRSIFLGVYWDEVEMHDRTSKTTMGSKTIFSSIGLAIVMAIMIGVKSAVSYADGRAQGIWYFAMVSFASIVIYVPIFLLLFGGIHLLAKKIGLKKQDDDNEL
- a CDS encoding helix-turn-helix transcriptional regulator → MKNIKLKLARVEKDLSQEELAKTVGVSRQTIGLIESGKYNPSLSLCINICKALSRTLNDLFWDEET
- the trmL gene encoding tRNA (uridine(34)/cytosine(34)/5-carboxymethylaminomethyluridine(34)-2'-O)-methyltransferase TrmL, whose amino-acid sequence is MAIHVVLYQPEIPVNTANIARMCAATNTALHLIRPLGFSTDETMIKRAGLDFWQFVNITYYDSLDDFFSKNQGEFYYIETFGEKAHSAFDFSNIAKEHYFMFGKETTGLPKDLLENNKDHFLRIPMNTHIRSLNLSNTAAILVYEALRQQGFPHLN
- a CDS encoding YjcZ family sporulation protein; its protein translation is MHNALPSSNAFPNAVPNAVPNALPNAIPNALPIMPHIQPMACSYATPVYADCLPAQGCGDFILIVVLFILLIIVGAVCFCG
- a CDS encoding TRAP transporter large permease subunit, with translation MKIMVVLVLEIGLVTPPVGINLYITSQQSGVSVNKVLKGSIPFIGVLLLTVLLIILFPQIVLFLPSHM
- a CDS encoding GNAT family protein encodes the protein MIIDTGISLEGDSISLIPLELKHTELLFEALKSPEVWKYTWREVKSMDDLERILMTAVTNKKDGKQIPFVIKNKLTGEIIGTTRIGEIDIDNRNMEIGWTWLSPTVWKTKVNTECKFLLLKYCFEELNVIRVQFSISGQNLRSQKAVERIGATKEGTFRKHRIKSDGTIHDNIFYSIIDSEWESVKKNLVYLLEKGY
- a CDS encoding competence protein ComK produces the protein MTTNQFYLVDDNVILMTGEYDNNGKLCARVMIGRETLLVDQSPVKLLDETLKYIGFNLKGALEGAKGIIGEKYMRPVMVNPYKGICLFPNKSPKKDDCLWFNPDHIVKTNSRGYKTEVVLSNGVSILVDLKLCFFNSKLHIASELKRTSIERGNHSNPIVPERRKPLSRSKNGKYNFGSIA
- a CDS encoding helix-turn-helix transcriptional regulator, which encodes MENLQMSYIGKELTRLRKNKNLTQLQLSRLCNINRTYISMLECNSKRPMLGTIFLLAAGLGMTACELVQEIEKVM
- a CDS encoding helix-turn-helix domain-containing protein, yielding MHHKILVGKVIRKKRVSLKISQLVLAERSSLSPIMISKFERNLSEPSFETTIKLAAAFGMKASEFIKEIEDTIDRDQHL
- the rbsK gene encoding ribokinase, with the protein product MDIAVIGSNMVDLISYINKMPKEGETLEAPDFKIGCGGKGANQAVAAAKMGSKVMMVTKVGDDLFADNTIKNLENYGIDTEFTNKVQDTSSGVAPIFVDPESKNRILIIKGANQYLLPVDIDRAAEKLKQCSLLVLQLEIPLETIYRAIEFGNENGIPVILNPAPATKDLDFSYVCKCDFFIPNETELEILTGMPVETEEQIKAAAITLIDKGVKDVIVTMGSRGVMWVTKGEAHMVDSYKVNAIDTTGAGDAFIGCFAHYFVKNNDILHAIKMATAFAALSVTKRGTQSSYPNMDEVENFMTK